In a genomic window of Thermogemmata fonticola:
- a CDS encoding glycosyltransferase family 2 protein, which yields MQPLPQTSASREPHASPLPTPPLPREDGWYEAPASGSALGSSPSSAALWNKLLDELAAHPERRVEFLQKLLGEPACRQLGIYQLPAGFKLSVVIPVYNEERWLAELVRRVQAVDIPKELIIVNDCSTDRTPEILAQIEQQYDNVRVIHQPKNMGKGAALREGFRHCTGDVVIVQDADWEYNPAEYPKLIQPIVDGRADVVYGSRFIGESHRVLYYWHSVANKILTTLSNWFTNLNLTDMETCYKVFRREVIQSIRLRSNRFGFEPEVTAKIARRRKGQPPWRVYEVPISYSGRTYEEGKKIGLKDAFQALYCIIRYWLAD from the coding sequence ATGCAACCGCTTCCGCAAACATCTGCCAGTCGGGAACCCCACGCTTCACCCCTTCCCACTCCGCCGCTTCCTCGGGAAGATGGGTGGTATGAGGCACCCGCGAGCGGGTCTGCGCTGGGTTCGTCTCCTTCTTCGGCTGCCCTGTGGAACAAGCTGCTGGACGAGCTGGCCGCCCATCCTGAACGCCGTGTCGAATTTCTCCAGAAACTCCTGGGTGAACCGGCTTGCCGGCAGTTGGGGATTTATCAGCTTCCCGCGGGGTTCAAACTGTCGGTGGTCATTCCGGTGTACAACGAGGAACGCTGGCTGGCTGAGCTGGTCCGGCGCGTCCAAGCGGTGGATATTCCCAAGGAATTGATCATCGTCAACGATTGCTCCACGGATCGCACCCCGGAAATCCTGGCGCAGATCGAACAGCAGTATGACAATGTGCGGGTCATCCACCAGCCGAAGAACATGGGCAAGGGAGCGGCGCTGCGGGAAGGGTTCCGCCATTGCACCGGCGATGTCGTCATCGTGCAGGATGCGGATTGGGAGTACAACCCCGCGGAGTATCCCAAACTGATCCAGCCAATCGTGGATGGACGGGCGGATGTGGTGTATGGCTCCCGCTTCATCGGCGAAAGCCACCGGGTCCTATACTACTGGCACTCAGTGGCCAACAAAATCCTCACCACCCTGTCCAACTGGTTTACCAATCTCAACCTCACGGATATGGAGACCTGCTACAAAGTGTTCCGGCGGGAAGTGATCCAGAGCATTCGCTTACGCTCCAATCGGTTTGGTTTCGAGCCGGAGGTGACGGCTAAGATCGCTCGGCGACGCAAGGGCCAGCCCCCCTGGCGTGTCTACGAGGTCCCGATCAGCTATTCTGGCCGCACTTATGAGGAAGGGAAAAAGATCGGCTTGAAGGACGCTTTCCAGGCCCTCTACTGCATCATCCGCTATTGGCTGGCAGATTGA
- a CDS encoding glucuronyl esterase domain-containing protein, producing the protein MRSIPLWSLGVLAVTSIAWTAELPPPDKLPSRLDMPHPLEMLDGRRVNTRQDWEKQRRPELRALFQHYMYGEYPARPQKVQGRVLFEDAQFLNGQGTLREVELTFGPDDWPKIYLLLALPNGRTPAPCFVGLNFGGNHLLTAHEKVRMPTVWMPGHYPGVVQNRATAEGRGRQANVWPLEQILARGYAVATFYCGDIQPDRPHVREGMRATLPERPTETGRETATIMWWAWGIHNAVDYLLTDSRIDGRKLIVVGHSRLGKTALLAGAFDERIAVVIPHQSGCGGAAPSRHHNPKAETVARINATFPHWFCGHFKAFGADVTRLPFDQNGLVALCAPRPVLLTNAEEDQWANPAGQFEVLRAAAPAYELYDVPRPVVADKMPPLNTLSPERLGYFIRPGKHSMGPEDWKVFMDYCDKWLR; encoded by the coding sequence ATGCGTTCCATTCCTCTATGGTCTTTGGGAGTGCTGGCTGTGACCTCCATAGCCTGGACAGCGGAGCTTCCCCCGCCCGACAAATTGCCTTCCCGGCTTGACATGCCGCATCCCCTGGAGATGCTCGATGGCCGGCGCGTGAACACTCGGCAAGATTGGGAAAAGCAACGGCGCCCCGAATTGAGAGCACTCTTCCAGCATTACATGTATGGGGAATATCCAGCGCGCCCCCAGAAAGTCCAGGGGCGGGTGCTCTTCGAGGATGCCCAATTCCTCAACGGTCAAGGAACCTTGCGTGAAGTGGAGTTGACTTTCGGGCCGGACGACTGGCCGAAAATCTATTTGCTACTGGCTTTGCCGAATGGCCGAACCCCTGCGCCCTGCTTCGTCGGGTTGAACTTTGGCGGAAACCACCTGCTGACGGCCCATGAGAAAGTGCGGATGCCGACTGTGTGGATGCCGGGGCACTATCCCGGCGTGGTGCAGAATCGGGCGACGGCGGAGGGGCGCGGGCGGCAGGCCAACGTTTGGCCCTTGGAACAGATTTTGGCTCGCGGCTATGCCGTGGCCACCTTCTATTGCGGGGACATCCAACCGGACCGCCCCCATGTTCGGGAGGGAATGCGGGCCACGTTGCCGGAGCGGCCTACTGAGACGGGACGCGAGACGGCGACGATCATGTGGTGGGCTTGGGGAATTCATAATGCCGTGGATTACCTCCTGACCGATTCCCGCATCGATGGTCGGAAGCTGATCGTGGTGGGGCATTCACGCTTGGGCAAGACCGCCTTGCTTGCCGGGGCCTTCGACGAACGGATCGCAGTTGTTATCCCCCATCAGTCCGGTTGCGGTGGCGCGGCTCCTAGCCGCCATCACAACCCGAAGGCCGAAACCGTCGCGCGCATCAACGCCACTTTCCCCCACTGGTTTTGCGGGCATTTCAAGGCCTTCGGTGCGGATGTTACCCGCTTGCCGTTTGACCAGAACGGCCTGGTCGCACTCTGCGCCCCCCGCCCCGTGCTGTTGACCAATGCCGAAGAGGATCAATGGGCCAATCCCGCGGGTCAATTTGAGGTATTGCGGGCAGCAGCACCGGCCTACGAACTCTACGATGTGCCCCGCCCTGTCGTCGCGGACAAGATGCCGCCGCTGAATACCCTCAGCCCGGAGCGCTTGGGCTACTTCATTCGCCCCGGCAAGCATTCGATGGGGCCGGAG